From a single Halovulum dunhuangense genomic region:
- a CDS encoding Bug family tripartite tricarboxylate transporter substrate binding protein — MKLKLLGAVCAATLVLGAGGALADYPERPINMVIPYGAGGATDISARSIANPLGEAVGRPLVVANITGAGGATGSVAVQNAQPDGYTMLFARVGSHTVNPAMKATLPYTLDDFRFVTVYEINPVACAVAANSDIETMEDLVARVSEERVSYSSSGVGSMLHLAGAMVLSEFGIENPVEQAVHIPLSGDGEAATAVLNGTATFICTNTSALANFVANGQLKPILVTTSEPVEGFDAPSAASLGKPELEKLVGWTGIAGPAGLPDDVAAKWGEWMAQATQDPTFLETMTSLGSVIELMDPEEANAFIQDQYQTFRALVDRLGMRVEG; from the coding sequence ATGAAGCTGAAATTGCTGGGCGCGGTCTGCGCCGCAACCCTCGTACTGGGCGCCGGCGGGGCGCTTGCGGACTATCCCGAGCGTCCGATCAACATGGTCATACCCTATGGCGCGGGTGGGGCGACCGACATCTCGGCCCGCTCCATCGCGAATCCGCTGGGCGAGGCGGTGGGCCGGCCGCTGGTCGTGGCCAACATCACCGGCGCGGGGGGGGCTACCGGATCGGTCGCGGTGCAGAACGCCCAGCCCGACGGCTATACCATGCTGTTCGCGCGCGTCGGCTCGCACACCGTGAACCCGGCGATGAAGGCGACGCTGCCCTACACGCTGGACGATTTCCGCTTCGTCACCGTCTACGAGATCAACCCCGTCGCCTGCGCCGTCGCCGCCAACTCGGACATCGAGACGATGGAAGACCTGGTCGCCAGGGTCTCGGAAGAACGGGTGAGCTACAGCTCGTCGGGCGTGGGGTCGATGCTGCATCTTGCGGGTGCGATGGTCCTGAGCGAGTTCGGCATCGAGAACCCGGTCGAGCAGGCGGTGCATATCCCGCTGTCGGGCGACGGAGAAGCGGCGACCGCCGTGCTGAACGGCACCGCCACCTTCATCTGCACCAACACCTCGGCGCTGGCGAATTTCGTCGCGAACGGCCAGCTGAAGCCGATCCTCGTGACCACCTCCGAGCCGGTCGAGGGCTTCGATGCCCCCTCGGCCGCCTCGCTGGGCAAGCCCGAGCTGGAAAAGCTGGTGGGCTGGACCGGGATCGCCGGGCCTGCCGGCCTGCCCGATGACGTGGCCGCGAAATGGGGCGAGTGGATGGCCCAGGCGACGCAGGATCCGACCTTCCTCGAGACGATGACCTCGCTTGGCTCGGTGATCGAACTGATGGACCCCGAAGAGGCGAACGCCTTCATCCAGGACCAGTACCAGACCTTCCGCGCGCTGGTTGACCGCCTGGGCATGCGGGTCGAGGGCTGA
- a CDS encoding LysR family transcriptional regulator, whose product MSIRMLRTLIAVEQNKTFSAAADAMLVTHAAVSQQMRQLELEWGVALFDRTRRTPELTPIGRAVVAKAREVVNAYDAIVPSVLGDEGLSGDIALGAVPTSLTGLAPLAIGLLKQQYDRLIVHLHPGLTTHLLVQIERATLDAAIVSRPFALAPHLEFVEIAVEPLHLLASMDTTTDDPVELLESHPFIRFSRDAVVGQMIEAWLQERGIRVKEAMELEGLEAISSMVLVNLGVSIVPRRCVQALNPRPIKRIPLGPDAPVRRLGLVFRRDHPRLRTIEEVGNALCKAARLGRLDALNTLARKVE is encoded by the coding sequence ATGTCCATCAGGATGCTGCGCACGCTGATCGCGGTCGAGCAAAACAAGACTTTCAGCGCGGCCGCCGACGCGATGCTGGTCACGCATGCCGCGGTCAGCCAGCAGATGCGCCAGTTGGAACTGGAGTGGGGCGTGGCGCTGTTCGACCGGACGCGCCGCACGCCCGAACTGACCCCCATCGGCCGGGCCGTCGTGGCCAAGGCGCGCGAGGTGGTGAACGCCTATGACGCCATCGTGCCATCGGTGCTGGGCGACGAGGGGCTGAGCGGCGACATCGCGCTGGGGGCGGTGCCCACCTCGCTGACCGGGCTTGCGCCGCTGGCGATCGGGCTTCTGAAACAGCAATACGACCGCCTGATCGTCCACCTCCATCCGGGGCTGACCACGCATCTTCTGGTGCAGATCGAGCGCGCGACGCTGGACGCGGCCATCGTCTCGCGGCCCTTCGCGCTGGCGCCGCATCTCGAATTCGTGGAAATCGCGGTCGAGCCGCTGCACCTGCTCGCGTCGATGGACACCACGACCGACGACCCGGTGGAACTGCTGGAAAGCCACCCCTTCATCCGCTTCAGCCGCGATGCGGTGGTGGGCCAGATGATCGAGGCCTGGCTTCAGGAACGCGGGATCCGCGTGAAGGAAGCGATGGAACTCGAGGGGCTCGAGGCAATCTCGAGCATGGTGCTGGTCAATCTGGGCGTCTCGATCGTGCCGCGGCGCTGCGTGCAGGCGCTGAACCCGCGCCCGATCAAGCGCATCCCGCTTGGCCCCGACGCGCCGGTGCGGCGGCTGGGCCTGGTGTTCCGGCGCGACCATCCGCGCCTGCGCACCATCGAGGAGGTCGGCAACGCCCTGTGCAAGGCGGCCCGGCTTGGCCGGCTCGACGCGCTCAACACCCTGGCCCGGAAAGTCGAATGA
- a CDS encoding fumarate hydratase C-terminal domain-containing protein, translated as MKPREIRLSTTPSPEDLAELRLGDIVYLDGLMYTAREGVYMRALEEKANIPMELPSQSAANFHCSPAAVIRQDGSFDMGAVTATASFRFAKWLPDWIAQTGARLIIGKGGMSSRDYREYFVPNGAIYLSTVGYGTGALLGRGVENVEAVHWHEELGLAQAMWVIRCNRMGPFIVASDLEGNCLFERENARIAENLERVYAGTKPAVLKRYGETDDRSDEVIG; from the coding sequence ATGAAACCGCGTGAGATCCGCCTTTCGACCACCCCCAGCCCCGAGGACCTGGCAGAACTGCGCCTTGGCGATATCGTCTACCTGGACGGGCTGATGTACACCGCCCGCGAGGGCGTCTACATGCGCGCGCTGGAGGAAAAGGCCAACATCCCCATGGAGTTGCCCTCGCAGAGCGCGGCGAACTTCCACTGCTCGCCGGCGGCCGTGATCCGGCAGGATGGCAGCTTCGACATGGGGGCCGTGACCGCCACGGCATCGTTCCGCTTTGCCAAGTGGCTGCCCGACTGGATCGCGCAGACCGGCGCGCGGCTCATCATCGGCAAGGGGGGCATGTCGTCCAGGGACTACCGGGAGTATTTCGTGCCGAACGGCGCGATCTATCTTTCGACCGTGGGCTACGGCACCGGCGCCCTGCTGGGCCGCGGGGTCGAGAATGTCGAGGCGGTCCACTGGCACGAGGAACTCGGCCTTGCGCAGGCGATGTGGGTGATCCGCTGCAACCGGATGGGGCCCTTCATCGTGGCATCCGACCTGGAGGGGAACTGCCTGTTCGAGCGCGAGAACGCGCGCATTGCCGAGAATCTGGAACGGGTTTACGCAGGCACGAAACCCGCGGTCCTGAAACGCTACGGCGAAACCGACGACCGCTCGGACGAGGTGATCGGATGA
- a CDS encoding tripartite tricarboxylate transporter permease, whose amino-acid sequence MSMFDSILAGLALVGNVEAFLSLAVGIAVGVIAGAIPGMSATMAVALALPFTFAMQPVNGILLLLGVYKGGIFGGSIPAILIKTPGTPASSATILDGHPMAERGEAGRALGMALYASCTADLVSNLALILFAGWLASFALNFGPPEFFTLILFSLTIIAGVSGESLMRGALSAVLGLLLATVGLDLVYGTNRFTFGDPNLMGGLNFVAVLIGLFAIPEVLALAWHPTGHLGKTRKLGASRASWADYKRCFRSILRGSGIGVFLGSIPGIGAAPAAFLSYSEARRKSKNKANFGKGEIEGVAASEAGNNGVAGATLIPLLALGVPGDVITAIIIGAFMVHGLQPGPMMFVMNIDLIYGLFIGLIVSSVFLLVIGGLAIRGFKFVADIPKRLLVPGVLVLCIYGVFAVNNNIFDVGVMFVMGWVGYAMMRFRVPAAPFLIAFILGPLLEDNFRRAMLMSGSDPSILFRGPITWFFWALTAITVFAIVRAAIRSTRPQGAGAAASGRVS is encoded by the coding sequence ATGAGCATGTTCGACAGCATCCTTGCGGGCCTGGCGCTTGTCGGCAATGTCGAGGCGTTCCTGTCGCTGGCCGTGGGCATCGCGGTCGGCGTGATCGCGGGCGCGATCCCCGGCATGTCGGCCACCATGGCGGTGGCCCTGGCGCTGCCCTTCACCTTTGCGATGCAGCCCGTGAACGGCATCCTGCTGCTTCTGGGCGTCTACAAGGGCGGCATCTTCGGCGGCTCGATCCCCGCCATCCTGATCAAGACACCCGGAACGCCTGCGTCGTCGGCCACGATCCTCGACGGCCACCCGATGGCCGAGAGGGGCGAGGCCGGGCGCGCGCTGGGCATGGCGCTCTATGCGTCCTGCACCGCCGACCTGGTGTCGAACCTGGCGCTGATCCTGTTCGCGGGCTGGCTGGCGTCGTTCGCGCTGAATTTCGGCCCGCCCGAGTTCTTCACCCTGATCCTGTTCTCGCTGACCATCATCGCGGGCGTGTCCGGCGAAAGCCTGATGCGCGGGGCGCTGTCGGCCGTCCTTGGACTTCTGCTCGCCACCGTGGGGCTCGACCTCGTCTATGGCACCAACCGCTTCACCTTCGGCGATCCGAACCTGATGGGCGGGCTCAACTTCGTGGCGGTGCTGATCGGCCTGTTCGCCATCCCCGAGGTGCTGGCGCTGGCCTGGCATCCGACCGGGCACCTGGGCAAGACCCGCAAACTGGGCGCGAGCCGCGCAAGCTGGGCCGATTACAAGCGCTGCTTCCGTTCGATCCTGCGGGGCAGCGGCATCGGCGTGTTCCTGGGCTCGATCCCCGGCATCGGCGCCGCCCCGGCCGCCTTTCTCAGCTATTCCGAGGCGCGGCGGAAATCGAAGAACAAGGCCAATTTCGGCAAGGGAGAGATCGAGGGCGTCGCCGCCTCCGAGGCGGGCAACAACGGCGTCGCCGGCGCGACCCTGATCCCGCTGCTGGCGCTTGGCGTGCCAGGCGATGTGATCACCGCCATCATCATCGGCGCCTTCATGGTGCATGGCCTGCAACCGGGGCCGATGATGTTCGTGATGAACATCGACCTGATCTATGGGCTCTTCATCGGGCTGATCGTCAGCTCGGTCTTCCTGCTGGTGATCGGCGGCCTAGCGATCCGCGGTTTCAAGTTTGTCGCCGACATTCCCAAGCGCCTGCTGGTGCCGGGGGTGCTCGTGCTCTGCATCTACGGGGTGTTCGCCGTGAACAACAATATCTTCGACGTGGGCGTCATGTTCGTCATGGGCTGGGTCGGCTACGCGATGATGCGCTTCCGGGTGCCCGCGGCGCCCTTCCTGATCGCCTTCATCCTGGGCCCGCTGCTGGAGGACAATTTCCGCCGCGCGATGCTGATGTCGGGCAGCGATCCGTCGATCCTGTTCCGCGGGCCGATCACCTGGTTCTTCTGGGCACTCACGGCGATCACGGTCTTTGCGATCGTGCGCGCGGCGATCCGCTCGACCCGCCCGCAAGGGGCCGGGGCGGCCGCCTCGGGACGGGTGTCCTGA
- a CDS encoding sulfite oxidase, translated as MSMPASPFDGPQPRRETVSGVFSAEEVALANRNSGAMLELLALDVTPLGAHYLLTHFDVPVIDPDTHRLRFEGAFDAPFQIGLDEIRALPQVTMPVTLECAGNGRAGMDPRPFSMPWMYEAVGTAEWTGTPLAPLIERARPRAGVVDFAFEGADHGYDKGVGHAFGRSLTPAELAGLDVLLVHQMNGQPLAPQHGAPLRIVVPGWYGMASVKWLTSITALTERYQGFQQVGTYRFRQTPDEPGAPVTTIRVKSLMVPPGVPDWITRKRLLAPGPVTLRGRAWAGSVPVARVEVLLDGCWQEATLGEPLGRHAWTGWQIDWDAAPGHHVLACRATDADGNTQPLQPEWNLSGFANNAVQCVEVFVER; from the coding sequence ATGAGCATGCCCGCAAGCCCCTTCGACGGCCCCCAGCCCCGGCGCGAAACCGTGTCCGGGGTTTTCTCGGCCGAGGAGGTGGCGCTTGCGAACCGCAATTCGGGCGCGATGCTGGAACTGCTCGCGCTCGACGTGACGCCCTTGGGCGCGCATTACCTGCTGACGCATTTCGACGTGCCGGTGATCGACCCGGACACGCACCGCCTGCGTTTCGAGGGCGCCTTCGACGCCCCCTTCCAGATCGGCCTGGACGAGATACGCGCCCTGCCGCAGGTGACGATGCCGGTCACGCTGGAATGCGCGGGCAACGGTCGGGCGGGGATGGACCCGCGCCCCTTCTCGATGCCCTGGATGTACGAGGCGGTGGGCACCGCCGAATGGACCGGCACGCCGCTGGCGCCGCTGATCGAACGCGCGAGACCCCGCGCGGGCGTGGTGGATTTCGCGTTCGAGGGGGCGGATCACGGCTATGACAAGGGGGTGGGCCACGCCTTCGGCCGCAGCCTGACGCCCGCGGAACTGGCCGGGCTCGACGTGCTGCTGGTCCACCAGATGAACGGCCAGCCGCTTGCCCCGCAGCATGGCGCGCCGCTTCGGATCGTGGTGCCGGGCTGGTACGGGATGGCCAGCGTGAAATGGCTGACCTCGATCACGGCGCTGACCGAACGCTACCAGGGCTTTCAGCAGGTGGGCACCTACCGCTTCCGCCAGACCCCGGACGAACCCGGCGCGCCGGTGACCACGATCCGCGTCAAGTCGCTGATGGTCCCCCCCGGCGTGCCCGACTGGATCACCCGCAAGCGCCTTCTGGCGCCGGGTCCCGTCACCCTTCGGGGCCGCGCCTGGGCCGGGTCGGTGCCCGTCGCCCGCGTCGAGGTCCTGCTCGATGGCTGCTGGCAGGAGGCGACCCTGGGAGAGCCGCTTGGCCGCCACGCCTGGACCGGCTGGCAGATCGACTGGGACGCAGCACCCGGCCACCACGTCCTTGCCTGCCGCGCGACGGATGCCGATGGCAACACCCAGCCGCTTCAGCCGGAGTGGAACCTGTCCGGCTTTGCCAACAACGCCGTGCAGTGCGTCGAGGTCTTCGTCGAGCGCTAG
- a CDS encoding tripartite tricarboxylate transporter TctB family protein, with the protein MVTNRSIGLKLGVGALLAACLLYFYAIPTWVRSPSNVREIVMSPVFWPTVLSGLMALTGIGLVAGALRGGEIDTPDDEEAAPPGGPAAWARLGGMAAIMVLTMFLLPRLGMVWTSMLVFAATAFLMGTRYRVLAVVCAVLLPLALYGFFAHVAGVAIPQGNFVRLP; encoded by the coding sequence ATGGTCACGAACCGGAGCATCGGGCTTAAACTAGGGGTCGGGGCCTTGCTGGCCGCGTGCCTTCTGTACTTCTACGCAATACCGACCTGGGTCAGATCGCCCAGCAACGTCCGCGAGATCGTCATGTCGCCGGTGTTCTGGCCGACGGTGCTTTCGGGGCTGATGGCGCTGACGGGCATCGGGCTTGTCGCGGGCGCGCTGCGCGGCGGCGAGATCGACACGCCCGACGACGAAGAGGCCGCCCCCCCCGGCGGCCCGGCCGCCTGGGCGCGCCTGGGCGGGATGGCGGCGATCATGGTGCTGACCATGTTCCTGCTGCCCAGGCTCGGCATGGTCTGGACCTCGATGCTGGTCTTTGCCGCGACGGCCTTCCTGATGGGCACGCGCTACCGCGTCCTTGCGGTCGTCTGCGCCGTCCTGCTGCCGCTGGCGCTTTATGGCTTCTTCGCGCATGTCGCGGGCGTCGCGATCCCGCAGGGCAACTTCGTGAGGCTGCCATGA
- a CDS encoding sulfite exporter TauE/SafE family protein gives MTADVFLYLAAGTLAGGFINGLAGFGTALFALGFFLNVMSPVQAVAIIVVLSALSGLQGVWLVRHTIRAQSARLLRFLLPAIVAIPLGVWALALVDAQTLKLVTGGFLLLYGGYFSLRSALPKFERATPVADGAIGFAGGFLGGAAGLSGALPTMWCSLRPWPKAETRAVLQPFNVVILGLTGVMLAWQGAYDRQTVISTAIALPMALAASQMGIFVFRRVSDDTFRRLLIGLTFVSGAVLLARELL, from the coding sequence ATGACCGCAGACGTGTTTCTCTACCTGGCCGCCGGCACGCTTGCGGGCGGCTTCATCAACGGGCTCGCGGGGTTCGGCACGGCGCTCTTCGCGCTGGGCTTCTTTCTCAACGTGATGAGCCCGGTGCAGGCCGTGGCCATCATCGTGGTGCTTTCCGCGCTGAGCGGGCTACAGGGCGTATGGCTGGTGCGGCACACGATCCGCGCGCAATCGGCCCGGCTTCTGCGGTTCCTGCTGCCGGCCATCGTGGCGATCCCGCTGGGCGTGTGGGCGCTGGCGCTGGTCGACGCGCAGACGCTCAAGCTGGTGACGGGCGGCTTCCTGCTGCTTTACGGCGGCTATTTCAGCCTGCGCAGCGCCCTGCCGAAATTCGAGCGCGCGACCCCCGTCGCGGACGGCGCCATCGGCTTTGCCGGGGGCTTCCTGGGTGGTGCTGCGGGCCTGTCGGGGGCGCTGCCGACGATGTGGTGCTCGCTCAGACCCTGGCCCAAGGCCGAGACGCGGGCGGTGCTGCAACCCTTCAACGTGGTGATCCTGGGCCTGACCGGGGTGATGCTGGCCTGGCAGGGCGCCTATGACCGGCAGACGGTCATCAGCACCGCGATTGCCCTGCCGATGGCGCTGGCGGCATCGCAGATGGGCATTTTCGTGTTCCGCAGGGTATCGGACGACACTTTCCGGCGGCTGCTGATCGGGCTGACCTTCGTCTCGGGCGCGGTGCTGCTGGCGCGAGAGTTGCTCTAG
- a CDS encoding CaiB/BaiF CoA transferase family protein — MTDPTPTGPLCGVTVLDLTHVLAGPYATGQLALMGAEVIRVERPDGDDFVRRHGGTQEMREKGLGASFLSQNAGKRSIVLNLKEAGDRARALQLAARADIVVENFRPGVAERLGMGFEALRACRPDVICASLSGYGPDGPLSGRPAYDHILQGISGLMAMTGTPESGPMRVGLPIVDYVAGQALVTALLAALLERARRPGKAQRLQVSMLEAMTTLMGAYALHHQTTGALRGLEGNRAFADTPFSGRFDTAEGALVVTANSPAQATRLCAALGRPELAVGAGLSDAQIADALQQVFRTRSATEWDELLARADVPAAPVLTLAEALAHPQMTDSPAWPELPVPELGVTLRAPGLPFRADWAQRRLPPVPLMGADTATILDSLSPLTEAADETA, encoded by the coding sequence ATGACCGACCCGACCCCAACGGGGCCGCTTTGCGGGGTCACCGTGCTGGACCTGACCCATGTCCTGGCCGGCCCCTATGCCACGGGGCAACTGGCCCTGATGGGGGCAGAGGTGATCCGGGTGGAACGCCCCGACGGGGACGATTTCGTGCGCCGTCATGGCGGCACGCAGGAGATGCGAGAAAAGGGCCTCGGCGCCTCGTTCCTCAGTCAGAACGCGGGCAAGCGCTCGATCGTGCTGAACCTGAAGGAAGCAGGCGACCGCGCGCGCGCCCTGCAATTGGCCGCCCGCGCCGATATCGTGGTCGAGAATTTCCGCCCCGGCGTGGCCGAGCGGCTGGGCATGGGCTTCGAGGCGCTGCGCGCGTGCAGGCCGGACGTGATCTGTGCCAGCCTGTCGGGCTACGGGCCGGACGGACCGCTTTCGGGGCGGCCTGCCTATGACCACATCCTCCAGGGCATCAGCGGCCTGATGGCCATGACCGGCACGCCGGAAAGCGGGCCGATGCGCGTGGGCCTGCCGATCGTGGACTATGTGGCCGGGCAGGCCCTGGTCACCGCGCTGCTGGCCGCCCTGCTCGAGCGTGCGCGCCGTCCCGGCAAGGCGCAGCGCCTGCAGGTCTCGATGCTGGAGGCGATGACGACGCTGATGGGCGCCTACGCGCTGCACCACCAGACGACCGGCGCCCTGCGCGGGCTCGAGGGCAACCGCGCCTTCGCCGACACGCCCTTCTCGGGGCGTTTCGATACCGCCGAAGGGGCGCTGGTCGTCACCGCCAACAGCCCCGCACAGGCCACCCGCCTGTGCGCCGCACTCGGCCGGCCCGAGCTTGCGGTCGGGGCGGGACTGTCGGACGCCCAGATTGCCGATGCCCTGCAACAGGTCTTTCGCACCCGCAGCGCCACGGAGTGGGACGAGTTGCTGGCCCGCGCCGATGTGCCCGCAGCACCTGTCCTCACGCTCGCAGAGGCGCTTGCCCATCCGCAGATGACCGACAGCCCGGCCTGGCCCGAACTGCCGGTGCCGGAACTGGGCGTGACCCTGCGCGCGCCGGGCCTGCCCTTCCGCGCCGACTGGGCGCAGCGCCGCTTGCCGCCCGTTCCGCTGATGGGCGCCGACACCGCCACGATCCTGGACAGCCTGTCCCCCCTGACGGAGGCCGCCGATGAAACCGCGTGA